One genomic segment of Acinetobacter oleivorans DR1 includes these proteins:
- a CDS encoding RidA family protein translates to MNKETFKVINPSTLYDPTPNAYSHVAVVENFKKIIHIAGQGGENSKGELSPNFEEQVIQAINNIQHALKAANAELSNIAVLRVLVVDHSDEKHQILIKIMQNLWKNHPFPACTLIPVPRLALEHMLIEVEATAYT, encoded by the coding sequence ATGAATAAAGAAACTTTTAAAGTCATAAATCCATCAACTTTATATGACCCTACCCCAAATGCTTATAGTCATGTGGCTGTAGTAGAAAATTTTAAAAAGATTATTCATATTGCAGGTCAAGGAGGCGAAAACTCAAAAGGTGAATTAAGCCCAAATTTTGAAGAACAAGTTATCCAAGCCATTAATAACATTCAACATGCTTTAAAAGCCGCCAATGCAGAGCTTAGTAACATTGCAGTGTTAAGAGTTTTAGTTGTTGACCACTCAGATGAAAAACACCAAATTTTGATTAAAATTATGCAGAATTTATGGAAAAATCATCCTTTTCCAGCCTGTACACTCATTCCCGTACCACGCCTTGCACTAGAGCATATGCTCATTGAAGTCGAAGCAACCGCATACACCTAA
- the acnA gene encoding aconitate hydratase AcnA codes for MAKYSSINSFNALQTLTVGSSNYQIFSLAQAEKTLGDIAKLPKSLKVLLENLLRFEDQHSVKTEHIHALAEWLKTRSSDQEIQYRPARVLMQDFTGVPAVVDLAAMRAAMAQAGGDPEKINPLSPVDLVIDHSVMVDHFADDQAFEENVQIEMQRNGERYQFLRWGQSAFNNFSVVPPGTGICHQVNLEYLAQAVWLGEDNGQTFAFPDTLVGTDSHTTMINGLGVLGWGVGGIEAEAAMLGQPISMLIPEVIGFKLTGKLQEGITATDLVLTITQMLRQKGVVGKFVEFYGDGLADLPLADRATIANMAPEYGATCGFFPIDEVTIGYLKLTGRHEDRIELVEAYSKAQGLWRNAGDEPVFTDTLSLDMTTVQASLAGPKRPQDRVLLSEVPKAFNALMELTLKPAKEAKERLENEGGGTAVEAKKANIQHESPSCVIEGQEYPLNHGDVVISAITSCTNTSNPSVMLAAGLLAKKAIEKGLQRKPWVKSSLAPGSKVVTDYLLAAGLTPYLDELGYNLVGYGCTTCIGNSGPLPEPVEDAIQCHDLNVASVLSGNRNFEGRVHPLVKTNWLASPPLVVAYGLVGNIRTDLTTEPLGEGKDGQPVYLKDIWPSQAEIDVVLQKVNTDMFHKEYAAVFDGDESWQSIQIPKSKTYEWADDSTYIRHPPFFEGIGEPPKPIKNIEQANILAVLGDSVTTDHISPAGNIKKDSPAGRYLQEQGVEPKDFNSYGSRRGNHEVMMRGTFANIRIKNEMLGGEEGGNTIHVPSGEKLAIYDAAMRYQQEHTPLVIIAGKEYGTGSSRDWAAKGTNLLGVKAVIAESFERIHRSNLVGMGVLPLQFVDGQTRQSLNLTGHEVISIRGLSDGIQPHQILEVDVKGPNGVASHFNVLCRIDTLNEVEYFKAGGILHYVLRNLIAG; via the coding sequence ATGGCTAAGTATAGCAGTATCAATAGTTTTAATGCTTTACAGACGCTAACAGTAGGTTCCAGCAATTATCAGATTTTTAGCTTAGCCCAAGCAGAGAAAACGCTAGGGGATATTGCCAAACTGCCGAAATCTTTAAAGGTATTATTGGAAAACTTATTACGGTTTGAAGATCAGCATAGCGTTAAAACGGAACACATTCATGCTTTAGCAGAGTGGTTAAAAACCCGTAGTTCAGATCAAGAAATTCAGTACCGACCTGCACGGGTTTTAATGCAGGATTTTACTGGTGTTCCAGCTGTGGTTGACTTGGCTGCCATGCGTGCAGCAATGGCACAAGCGGGTGGTGACCCTGAAAAAATTAATCCTTTATCCCCTGTAGACTTGGTTATTGACCACTCTGTGATGGTTGACCATTTTGCTGATGATCAGGCTTTTGAAGAAAACGTTCAAATTGAAATGCAACGTAATGGTGAGCGATATCAATTTTTGCGTTGGGGACAATCTGCATTTAATAACTTTAGTGTCGTGCCTCCGGGTACAGGTATTTGCCATCAGGTCAATTTAGAATATTTAGCTCAAGCAGTATGGCTCGGTGAAGATAACGGCCAAACTTTTGCTTTCCCTGACACCTTGGTCGGTACAGACTCGCATACCACGATGATTAATGGTTTAGGTGTATTGGGTTGGGGCGTTGGTGGTATTGAAGCAGAAGCTGCCATGCTCGGCCAACCTATTTCTATGCTTATTCCTGAGGTGATTGGTTTTAAACTCACAGGTAAATTACAAGAAGGGATTACAGCAACCGACTTGGTGCTCACTATTACTCAAATGCTTCGCCAAAAAGGTGTGGTGGGTAAATTTGTAGAGTTCTATGGAGATGGTTTGGCAGATTTGCCTCTTGCTGACCGTGCAACCATTGCCAATATGGCACCAGAATATGGTGCAACCTGTGGTTTCTTTCCAATAGATGAAGTGACTATAGGATATCTGAAACTGACAGGCCGTCATGAAGACCGTATTGAGCTCGTTGAAGCCTATAGTAAAGCTCAAGGTTTATGGCGAAATGCTGGTGATGAACCTGTTTTTACAGATACTTTAAGTTTAGACATGACTACGGTTCAGGCAAGTCTAGCAGGACCAAAACGCCCGCAAGACCGAGTGCTGTTATCAGAAGTACCTAAAGCGTTTAATGCACTCATGGAGTTAACGCTAAAACCAGCAAAAGAAGCAAAAGAACGTCTAGAAAATGAAGGTGGTGGTACTGCTGTAGAGGCAAAAAAAGCAAATATTCAACATGAAAGTCCATCTTGCGTGATTGAAGGGCAGGAATACCCGTTAAATCATGGTGATGTTGTTATTTCTGCGATTACCTCTTGTACCAATACCTCTAACCCAAGCGTGATGTTAGCGGCGGGGTTACTTGCTAAAAAAGCCATTGAAAAAGGCTTGCAACGAAAACCATGGGTGAAAAGCTCTCTTGCACCTGGTTCTAAGGTCGTGACTGATTATTTGTTGGCTGCTGGGCTTACGCCGTATTTAGATGAATTGGGTTATAACTTGGTGGGATATGGTTGTACAACCTGTATTGGTAACTCAGGCCCATTACCCGAGCCAGTCGAAGATGCAATTCAATGCCATGATTTGAATGTTGCATCTGTACTTTCTGGTAACCGTAACTTTGAAGGACGAGTACATCCATTAGTTAAAACCAATTGGTTAGCTTCACCGCCTCTTGTAGTGGCTTATGGTTTGGTTGGGAATATTCGTACCGACCTGACAACAGAGCCTCTTGGTGAGGGTAAAGATGGACAACCTGTCTATTTAAAAGATATCTGGCCAAGTCAGGCAGAAATTGATGTTGTCTTGCAGAAAGTAAATACAGACATGTTTCATAAAGAATATGCTGCGGTGTTTGATGGTGATGAAAGCTGGCAATCAATTCAGATTCCAAAAAGTAAAACTTATGAATGGGCTGATGATTCGACTTATATCCGTCATCCGCCATTCTTTGAAGGCATTGGTGAACCACCAAAACCAATTAAAAATATTGAACAAGCAAATATCTTGGCAGTGCTTGGTGACTCAGTAACGACTGACCACATTTCACCAGCAGGTAATATCAAAAAAGACAGTCCGGCAGGTCGATATTTACAAGAGCAAGGTGTTGAGCCAAAAGACTTTAACTCCTATGGTTCTCGACGCGGTAATCATGAGGTCATGATGCGCGGGACCTTTGCCAATATTCGTATTAAAAACGAGATGCTTGGTGGTGAAGAGGGTGGTAATACCATTCATGTGCCAAGTGGTGAAAAGCTCGCTATTTATGATGCTGCAATGCGTTATCAACAAGAACATACACCGCTTGTGATTATTGCTGGTAAAGAATACGGAACAGGTTCTTCACGTGACTGGGCTGCCAAAGGAACAAACTTGTTAGGTGTGAAGGCAGTGATTGCTGAGAGCTTTGAGCGTATTCATCGTTCAAACTTGGTGGGTATGGGCGTGTTGCCACTACAGTTTGTTGATGGACAAACTCGACAGTCGCTCAACTTAACTGGTCATGAGGTGATATCAATTCGAGGTTTGTCTGATGGCATTCAGCCTCATCAAATTCTTGAGGTTGATGTAAAAGGGCCAAATGGAGTCGCCAGCCACTTTAATGTGTTATGTCGAATTGATACGTTAAATGAGGTCGAGTACTTTAAAGCGGGTGGTATTTTGCATTATGTACTGCGGAATTTGATTGCTGGTTAA
- a CDS encoding MFS transporter, producing the protein MSTPEDISQNKPLLWLMAAACGLCAGVNYYCQPLIHSIQQEFAVTQAQAALTVTFAQVSYALGLLFIVPMGDIVNKAKAIPFLMVLCAIGLFTSAFAVNLPMLWIGTILAGLFSVAAQVLIPLATMTVKPEKTGEIIGFLMSGLLVGILLSTSLAGLFSNLFHWKVVYVVSGVLMLLLAFTLKSRLPYVLRMKMNYGQIFVSMAQLLQQEKRLLLRALTGAFAFAAVSILYSTIALLLTSAHHLPDLFIGLVPLVGIFGALSTRYIGKYADQGHTGLLTWMGCGLFLASWVCFYFGQTLLSSYVIGFALIQLALALVHTSNQSIIFRLRPDAKSRINAIYMTTYFIGGAGGSALGIFAWNRGGWTMTCLAGIGLVVLCILFSTFDTILQKKKMVSQ; encoded by the coding sequence ATGTCTACCCCTGAAGATATCAGTCAGAATAAACCTTTGCTTTGGTTGATGGCAGCAGCATGTGGCTTATGTGCAGGTGTGAATTACTATTGTCAGCCGCTAATTCACTCGATTCAACAAGAGTTTGCTGTAACTCAAGCACAAGCAGCATTAACCGTGACATTTGCTCAGGTGTCTTATGCCCTCGGTTTACTCTTTATTGTTCCAATGGGTGACATCGTTAATAAAGCTAAGGCCATTCCATTTTTAATGGTGCTTTGTGCAATTGGCCTATTTACTTCTGCTTTTGCTGTGAATTTGCCTATGCTATGGATTGGTACAATTTTAGCGGGCTTGTTTTCTGTTGCAGCTCAAGTACTTATTCCTCTTGCCACAATGACTGTAAAACCCGAGAAAACTGGCGAAATCATTGGTTTTTTAATGAGTGGTTTATTGGTCGGAATTTTACTTTCTACCAGTCTGGCAGGCTTATTTTCTAATCTTTTCCACTGGAAAGTGGTTTATGTGGTAAGTGGAGTATTAATGCTTCTGCTGGCTTTTACCTTAAAAAGCCGCTTACCTTATGTCTTACGTATGAAAATGAACTATGGGCAAATCTTTGTTTCCATGGCTCAACTTTTACAGCAGGAAAAGCGATTATTATTAAGAGCACTTACAGGTGCTTTCGCCTTTGCAGCAGTAAGTATCTTATATTCCACTATCGCATTACTCCTTACCTCAGCACATCATTTACCTGATCTATTTATCGGACTAGTGCCTTTAGTGGGTATCTTCGGTGCTTTATCAACACGTTACATTGGTAAATATGCAGATCAAGGCCATACTGGCTTACTGACATGGATGGGCTGCGGGCTGTTCTTAGCAAGTTGGGTTTGTTTCTACTTCGGACAAACTCTACTTTCTAGTTATGTTATTGGTTTTGCTTTAATTCAATTAGCACTCGCGCTCGTACACACCAGTAACCAAAGTATTATTTTCCGTTTACGACCAGATGCAAAGTCTCGTATTAATGCCATTTATATGACGACTTACTTTATTGGCGGTGCAGGCGGTTCGGCATTAGGAATTTTTGCATGGAACCGTGGTGGATGGACCATGACTTGCCTTGCAGGTATTGGGTTAGTTGTTCTTTGTATTTTATTTAGCACGTTCGATACGATCTTACAAAAAAAGAAAATGGTTTCCCAATAA
- a CDS encoding LysR family transcriptional regulator, with protein sequence MVMPTLKQFQYFIKIVEEGSFTAASEKLFIAQSALSRQIKLLEEEIDFQLFDRTDKKIKLTTAGEVFYKKIKDNMHYLNEIIGVSKDIAEGKNRQIKIAHSSSIIMDDKKVQILKEISLAKHINFEINTLSSEHQILALMSGEIDIGLIRPPVRHTLDEINVVKLYEELLMVAVHVDHTKFANKQEIQVKDLKDEYFVSTPHSKRGGLSYLVSNLCVGAGFWPKAAAIQSRKLSQLQLVAANLGISIVPQEFKQILPKNVKLIPLENNNLLSEVVLAYRANQSDLIQPYVEQIYNLLQV encoded by the coding sequence ATGGTGATGCCCACATTAAAACAATTTCAATATTTCATAAAAATTGTAGAAGAAGGGAGTTTTACTGCTGCTTCAGAAAAGCTCTTTATTGCTCAGTCTGCTTTAAGTCGACAAATTAAATTGCTAGAAGAAGAAATTGATTTTCAGTTATTTGATCGCACTGATAAGAAAATAAAACTTACAACGGCAGGAGAGGTCTTCTATAAAAAAATAAAAGATAATATGCATTATTTAAATGAAATTATTGGAGTTTCTAAGGATATTGCCGAGGGAAAAAATCGCCAGATTAAAATTGCCCACTCAAGCAGTATTATTATGGATGATAAAAAGGTTCAGATATTAAAAGAAATTAGCTTAGCCAAACATATAAATTTTGAGATAAATACTTTGTCATCTGAGCATCAAATTTTAGCTTTAATGAGTGGAGAAATTGATATTGGTTTGATTAGACCACCAGTTCGGCATACTTTAGATGAGATCAATGTTGTTAAGCTATATGAGGAACTTTTAATGGTGGCTGTACATGTTGATCATACTAAGTTTGCAAATAAACAAGAGATTCAAGTTAAAGACTTAAAAGATGAATATTTCGTTTCTACACCCCATTCTAAACGGGGAGGTTTAAGCTATTTGGTTTCAAACTTATGCGTAGGGGCCGGCTTCTGGCCTAAAGCAGCAGCAATCCAATCACGTAAGCTAAGCCAATTACAGTTAGTCGCTGCAAATTTGGGTATTAGTATTGTTCCCCAAGAGTTTAAGCAAATATTACCCAAAAATGTAAAATTGATTCCTCTAGAAAATAATAATCTTTTATCTGAAGTAGTTTTAGCTTACAGAGCAAACCAGAGTGATCTGATTCAACCTTATGTTGAGCAGATCTACAATCTGCTGCAAGTGTGA
- a CDS encoding TatD family hydrolase, whose translation MHLFDTHTHFDVADFDEDRQQLALNAKKVGVDALVLIGFVQSRFDELVQTHHQLKSWEKVPNSYLAPGLHPFYIEQHRPEHLSHLEQILQQQDCVAVGEIGLDTFLKEHKQPDIYAKQKQYFADQLELATQFQKPVLLHIRKAHGDVLAILKAQKFKLGGIAHAFSGGVEEAKGLIKLGFKIGVTGQITNPNAKKLHTVVQAIGAEHLVIETDCPDMTPLCCQTSTEQRTRNTPVNLPYVLQSLAENLNMPESDLAEVLWKNSLSALKLS comes from the coding sequence ATGCATTTGTTTGATACCCATACCCATTTTGATGTTGCCGATTTTGATGAAGATCGGCAACAGTTAGCGCTTAATGCCAAAAAAGTGGGCGTAGATGCATTAGTCTTAATTGGTTTTGTGCAGTCACGCTTTGATGAATTGGTGCAAACTCATCATCAGTTAAAGAGTTGGGAAAAAGTGCCAAATTCATATTTAGCACCAGGCTTACACCCGTTTTATATTGAACAGCACAGGCCAGAGCATCTTTCTCATCTTGAACAAATTTTACAACAACAGGACTGTGTGGCAGTAGGTGAAATTGGCTTAGATACTTTCTTAAAAGAACATAAGCAGCCCGATATATATGCTAAACAAAAACAATATTTTGCAGATCAGTTAGAGCTTGCAACTCAATTCCAAAAACCAGTGTTACTCCACATTCGAAAAGCCCATGGTGATGTGCTTGCTATATTAAAAGCTCAAAAATTTAAATTGGGTGGCATTGCTCATGCATTTAGTGGTGGAGTAGAAGAGGCAAAAGGCCTTATTAAGCTTGGTTTTAAAATTGGTGTGACGGGACAGATTACCAACCCGAACGCAAAAAAACTTCATACTGTTGTGCAGGCCATAGGTGCCGAGCACTTGGTGATTGAAACAGATTGCCCAGATATGACACCGCTTTGCTGCCAAACCTCAACTGAACAACGTACTCGTAATACTCCTGTTAATTTGCCTTATGTATTACAAAGTTTGGCTGAAAATTTAAATATGCCAGAGTCAGATTTGGCTGAGGTGCTGTGGAAAAACTCTCTCTCTGCATTGAAATTATCGTAA
- the dusA gene encoding tRNA dihydrouridine(20/20a) synthase DusA, whose protein sequence is MQSLQSLQPRISVAPMMDWTTKDYRFFARLFNPNVVLYTEMVTTGAILFGDAKRHLDYSAQEHPIVLQLGGSNPQELATCTKMAEDWGYDEVNLNVGCPSDRVQNNKIGACLMAEPDLVAECIHTMQKAVKIPVTVKHRIGIDDMQSYEEMLHFVDTVAATGCTYFVVHARIAILKGLSPKENREVPPLRYEDVYRLKQERPHLTIEINGGIKTFAETQAHLQHVDGVMIGREAYHNPYLLAEMGQLWNLEAPDRFDIMEQMLPYIEQRMAEGAPLSIITRHILGLFQNLPGARKWRQALSGGNAKTLGDVEQAISNMQAALVRTEEYLKEQQA, encoded by the coding sequence ATGCAATCACTTCAATCGTTACAACCTCGTATTTCTGTCGCACCCATGATGGACTGGACTACAAAGGATTATCGATTCTTTGCACGCTTGTTTAACCCAAATGTTGTGCTCTACACAGAAATGGTGACCACAGGTGCGATTCTTTTTGGCGATGCAAAACGTCATTTGGACTACAGCGCACAAGAACACCCTATCGTATTGCAACTTGGCGGCTCAAATCCGCAAGAGCTTGCGACCTGCACAAAAATGGCCGAAGACTGGGGTTACGATGAAGTTAACCTCAATGTAGGCTGCCCAAGTGATCGTGTACAGAATAATAAAATCGGCGCATGTTTAATGGCAGAACCAGACTTGGTTGCCGAATGCATTCATACCATGCAAAAGGCAGTAAAGATTCCTGTAACAGTGAAACACCGTATTGGTATCGATGACATGCAATCTTACGAAGAGATGCTTCATTTCGTAGATACTGTTGCGGCAACAGGTTGTACTTACTTCGTTGTACATGCTCGTATCGCTATTTTGAAAGGTCTATCTCCGAAAGAAAACCGTGAAGTTCCACCTTTGCGCTATGAAGATGTTTATCGTTTAAAACAAGAGCGTCCACATCTCACCATTGAAATTAATGGCGGAATTAAAACGTTTGCTGAAACTCAAGCACATTTACAGCATGTTGATGGTGTCATGATTGGTCGTGAAGCCTACCACAATCCTTACTTACTCGCGGAAATGGGTCAGCTTTGGAATTTAGAAGCACCAGATCGATTCGATATTATGGAACAAATGCTGCCTTATATTGAACAACGTATGGCTGAAGGTGCTCCTCTTTCAATCATTACGCGTCATATCTTAGGTCTATTCCAAAACTTGCCAGGTGCTCGAAAGTGGCGCCAAGCGCTAAGTGGCGGAAATGCAAAAACTTTAGGTGATGTAGAACAGGCTATTAGCAACATGCAAGCAGCTCTAGTTCGTACCGAGGAATATTTAAAAGAGCAGCAAGCTTAA
- a CDS encoding RsiV family protein — MLSSKASLRLTLLASAIFLVACQPKADPKDSQEQQKPAVEEQKPVELTLKGETVPTKVVLPDCDGKTCPEFTVERLQSNFPFIDKILDQQILKTLGQILEIAEPDAKVKQADQKTEASAVASAEQKNSFDAQVQRYANSFIGLDNELKALSSNHQINLLVKPKILQAQGKVVTVVLNSSSYLGGAHGSAAQHYYNFDLKEQKQIKLEDLLRPQQKTALEKLAHEAFKTWVTDSKLADNVGEYEQAWPFKLSDNFLLGEQGLILQYGEYEIGPYVVGLPRLVIPYDQLQEVLKQEYLPQPKAKPASAPVAKSAG, encoded by the coding sequence ATGTTATCTTCTAAAGCTTCACTGCGATTAACTTTGCTTGCTTCTGCTATATTTTTGGTGGCATGCCAACCTAAAGCTGATCCTAAGGATTCTCAAGAACAGCAGAAACCAGCAGTCGAGGAACAAAAACCAGTAGAGCTGACTTTGAAGGGTGAAACAGTTCCTACTAAGGTGGTTTTACCTGATTGTGATGGTAAAACTTGTCCCGAATTCACAGTTGAACGTTTGCAGAGTAATTTTCCATTTATTGACAAAATTCTAGATCAGCAAATTTTAAAGACTTTAGGTCAAATTTTAGAGATTGCTGAACCAGATGCTAAAGTGAAGCAAGCCGATCAAAAAACAGAAGCTTCAGCAGTTGCGAGTGCAGAGCAAAAAAATAGTTTTGATGCGCAGGTTCAACGTTACGCCAATTCATTTATTGGTTTGGACAATGAGTTAAAAGCGTTAAGTAGTAATCATCAAATTAATCTTTTGGTGAAACCTAAAATCTTGCAGGCTCAAGGTAAAGTTGTAACCGTGGTACTGAATAGTAGTAGCTATTTAGGTGGAGCACATGGTTCTGCTGCACAGCATTATTATAATTTTGATTTAAAAGAACAAAAGCAGATCAAGCTTGAAGATTTGTTACGCCCACAGCAAAAAACTGCATTAGAAAAGTTAGCCCATGAAGCCTTTAAGACTTGGGTTACAGACTCTAAACTGGCTGATAATGTAGGTGAATATGAGCAAGCTTGGCCATTTAAGTTATCTGATAACTTCTTATTGGGTGAGCAAGGTTTAATTCTTCAATATGGTGAATATGAAATTGGACCATATGTGGTGGGATTACCTCGATTAGTCATTCCGTATGATCAATTACAGGAAGTGTTGAAACAAGAGTATTTGCCACAGCCTAAAGCTAAACCAGCTTCGGCACCAGTTGCAAAAAGTGCTGGCTAA
- a CDS encoding tRNA threonylcarbamoyladenosine dehydratase: MTDLQQDEYDRRFAGVAKVYGDSSFQHYEKSHVMVIGIGGVGSWAVEALARTGIGEITLVDMDVVAASNVNRQLPAMTSTLGCEKVEIMAERCRQINPRIKVNIIDDFLTPENVTALLTPVPDIILDCIDDVKAKLALMLHCRFNKVPLIVSGGAGGKLDPLKIRVADLSKTEQDPMLAKLRSQLRARGICKKPKEKFGITCVYSIDNPFSSADVCPSAGLRCGGYGSAVVVTSSFAMIAVAEVLKKLDLKKA; this comes from the coding sequence ATGACCGATCTTCAACAAGATGAATATGACCGCCGTTTTGCAGGTGTAGCCAAAGTTTATGGTGATTCATCGTTCCAGCACTATGAAAAAAGTCATGTGATGGTGATTGGTATTGGTGGTGTCGGTAGTTGGGCGGTAGAGGCTTTGGCACGTACGGGTATTGGCGAGATTACACTGGTAGATATGGATGTGGTTGCAGCATCAAATGTGAACCGTCAGTTACCTGCAATGACATCAACTCTGGGTTGTGAAAAAGTTGAGATTATGGCGGAACGTTGTCGCCAAATTAACCCACGTATTAAAGTCAATATTATTGATGACTTCTTAACACCAGAGAATGTCACAGCGCTGTTAACCCCTGTACCCGATATTATTTTGGACTGCATTGATGACGTTAAAGCAAAGTTGGCTTTAATGCTCCATTGCCGTTTTAATAAAGTTCCGTTGATTGTGTCGGGTGGAGCAGGTGGTAAGCTCGATCCGCTTAAAATCCGTGTGGCTGATTTATCCAAAACAGAACAAGACCCAATGTTAGCGAAGCTACGTAGTCAACTTCGTGCTCGAGGCATCTGTAAAAAGCCGAAAGAGAAATTTGGAATTACTTGTGTTTACTCAATCGATAATCCATTTTCGAGTGCAGATGTTTGTCCATCGGCTGGCCTGCGCTGTGGTGGCTATGGTTCCGCAGTAGTGGTGACATCAAGCTTTGCCATGATTGCTGTGGCTGAAGTTTTGAAGAAACTCGATTTGAAGAAAGCCTAA
- a CDS encoding DMT family transporter, whose product MKISFSSFQIGSFFALCSAFLFSTKAIFIKQTYALSPLVDATVLMALRMLSALPFFLLICWFNRHHNQGIKKKDWLILIFAGLLGYYFASWLDFMGLMFISASLERIILFLYPTLTVIVSSLLYKQKLDVKSLFAIFLSYGGTVLVMLQEHNNAPIQGNFWLGTSLVFASAVAFAGYLLLTPPLIKKFGSWNFTGLALTVACIGTLTHYALSTPHPIQLLLQLPSSVIWYGIGLGFLVTVLPTVMLMQSIERLGASQSAMIASIGPVLTILLAVAFLNERLNMWQWVGCLLNIIGVMMITLRKKRLKH is encoded by the coding sequence ATGAAAATTTCGTTTTCTTCGTTTCAAATCGGGTCTTTTTTTGCTCTTTGCTCTGCTTTTCTATTCAGTACCAAAGCAATCTTTATTAAACAGACTTATGCCCTTTCTCCATTAGTAGATGCCACAGTCCTGATGGCTTTACGCATGTTAAGCGCTTTACCGTTCTTTCTACTTATTTGTTGGTTTAACAGGCATCATAATCAGGGCATAAAAAAGAAGGATTGGCTAATTTTAATTTTTGCCGGTCTATTAGGCTACTACTTTGCTAGTTGGCTCGATTTTATGGGGCTCATGTTTATTAGTGCCTCTCTAGAACGAATTATTCTATTTTTATATCCCACCCTTACAGTCATCGTCTCAAGCTTACTCTACAAACAAAAATTAGATGTAAAAAGTTTATTTGCCATTTTTCTTAGTTATGGTGGAACCGTGCTGGTCATGCTTCAAGAGCACAACAACGCACCAATTCAGGGCAACTTCTGGCTAGGTACAAGTTTAGTATTTGCAAGTGCCGTAGCTTTTGCAGGCTATTTATTACTAACCCCACCATTAATTAAGAAATTTGGTTCTTGGAATTTCACAGGCTTAGCCTTAACTGTGGCTTGTATCGGTACATTAACGCACTATGCACTCAGCACACCTCACCCGATTCAACTTCTATTACAGCTACCCTCTAGTGTGATTTGGTACGGCATTGGCTTAGGCTTTTTAGTTACTGTGTTACCCACCGTTATGCTCATGCAAAGCATTGAACGATTAGGCGCCTCTCAATCTGCAATGATTGCTTCAATTGGACCAGTTTTAACGATTTTACTTGCCGTTGCTTTTTTAAATGAACGTTTAAATATGTGGCAATGGGTCGGTTGCCTTCTCAATATTATTGGTGTGATGATGATTACACTCAGAAAGAAAAGGCTAAAACATTAA